caccaACTCGTCACCACTTCCCACATTATCTGTAGTCACGATTTCGTCTTCCACATTCGCCTTCTGTAACTCCTCTGTCAAAGCCTCCAGTGTTATCGTTTTCTCTTGTACTTCTCTTAGCGGACACATATCCTTCATGTGGCCTCTAATTTTGCATTTCTAACACACTGGGGGTCTCCCCTCCACCACGACTCTGAGACGTGTCTCGTCGGGGAACACCAACTCCTCTGGGATGTTATACAGGTCTGGCATGGTTATGTGAACCAAAGCCTGCACCGCATAACCCCACCACTTTACTTCTTTCGACTTTTCTACCTTCAGTATGTCGACACTCTCTTTGCAGTTGAATACTATTGCCGCTACAATTCTTTCCATGTTCAGTTCCGGTGGAATTTTGCTGATTCGTATTCTCACTGCTCTCTTTCCACAATAGTTAGGTAGTAACACCCATTTTTCAGTTTTCAATATTTTCGTGGCGTTCCTCTTTGTTTTCAAAATGAACGACTACTGTTGCGTATTTTCTACCTCTATTGTAGAATGTAGTTTCTCCTTCAATTCCCTGTAGACACCTCTCGATTTCCTCCACCTCTGCCACTTCTATTCTCTTCGAAGCCACGTGCCACGTTCTGTATGTTATAGTACGCTTCTCTGCTTCTTTCGCTTCGTCTTCGGGTGGTGTGACCCTCAGGCAAGCACCCTCCTTCTTGAAGCTGTTGAAGTATTTCTTTAAACTCTCCTTCTCGACGACCACTTCCTCCAACTGCAGTTCGCATAAGTTTGGGCTTGCATACCCAACGAAAACTCCAACAATTCACCTCGCCGTAACAGCTTCCACCaacgaattcgaactcacaaccgcaATACACAATAACCGTAACACAAAAACCCAGCAGGCGTAGCTGCCGACCGACTGTacaaaggattatttacctaaattcagtggaatacatccactggttttcaaaaatagaaatatatctatttctaattctctctaaaggagacttcggcagcagtactggatattaacagttatcaccaagttaacatggcagtccagaaaaataggacgaatgctgctgttgattagcacCAAGAAGCTATCGCCTCTAGCttgctatgtgacacacaaatctgtgtccattataactatatatagcttcaaatgaaacatttataataattaaagaataaaataactttatttttgtttcaacttgttaaattcattcacaaaaattgatgaaatcagatttccgtaaaaaatgagCATGTTGTATCATTTTTGCATGGGTTACACAAAGGTACATGTTTGGTTAAGTAGGGTaggtgccgcctgactggcacctgtgccactgacaagtaaaaatcaccatccaattGTAGTCATTGCCAATCCcatctgactggcttccatgtaaaaagtacgcactacactcacggagtggttggtgttaggaagggcatccagccgtagaaaccttgccagaacggattggaacctggtgccacctcctggcttgccagtcggCAGTCAATGTTTGTGTCATCACTATAATTTTTGGCTGAATGTTCTGCATATAAAACTACAGACAAATAATTAaagagtaaaataactttatttttgtttcaacttGTTAAATTTATTCACAAAAATTGATGAAATCAGATTTCGGGAATTTAGGAAAAATAAGCATGCTGTATCATTTTTGCATGGGTTACACAAAGGGACATGTTTGGATAAGTAGGGTAGGGGTAAGGCTTGTGTAAAGTATATTGCAGTCTCCCCCAAAACAGTAACAAACAGCAATAAACCACCAGCTTGGACTGGGAGATGTGGTGCAGTAGCACAAAGGGTGCAGATCCTGGGACCCCTGAGTGTGTCCGGCAGAGGATAACTGATCATGGCTGGGAACTGGAGTGTAatacatttgtgtcaaaataatatatcctcaagaaaacagagcaaattaatataatcaatattgtttgaataaaaaacacaaatcGTAATTAGTGAGTTGATGCAAATgaggaaaatgtgaaaaatgaatttattttgtaaaaagtaaTACATTTGCTGTATTTTATTCAGCAGGACATCTGTTTtatcattgatattgttattgatcaatatgaataagtatatgttTAGTTAAGGTAGATTATTGAAAGAATGACttagggtggaagatattaagcgactagaatccttcgatcacctctgtctacgctGCATCCTTCGTGtctgatggcatcactttgtctccaacaattcggtgcgacaccagtgcaaaatcacctccctccaACAAGTCGTCCTAAcaagacgtctgcgttggctgggtcagaCCCTCCATCATCAACCAGGAGAATttatctacgaagcaattgccccagctccccttcagggttggcgaaagcgatgtggtggacaacggaaaacctggctgatgacagtcaaggctgatctggaactcaacataggcccccatatctatggcgTTCACCGCTAGAATAAGGAGTGGTTTGAGATCATGCAGTccttagcctcaaatcgccaggtctggtcggtgtttgtgagagatgcagcattgaggatgaatgaagccagctcaacccaccccgggtgaatgctgtctcaagactcAAGAAGAATGATTTAGCACAGACAACACAGTCCTATTAACCTtatcctgtatgaatatgtttatgtctaGTTAAGTGGTttctctgagagaatgatttaccacagatatcacactgatatggtttctctcctgtatgaatggatttgtgtctATTCAAATTACCGATCTGAGAGAAcgatctaccacagatatcacagcaatgtggcttctctcctgtgtgaatacgtctgtgttcAGCTAACACATATTTTCCAGAGAATAACTGGCCACAGaactcacagtgatatggtttccctCCCATATGAACATATTCATGAGACACAGGGGAGCTTTTCaaagagaatgactttccacAGACCTCAAAGTGATCAGCTAACTTAttgctttcagagaatgattttccacatatcTCACAGCAATGTGGCTTCTCTTCAGTGTGAGTATATTTATGAGAAGTAAGATTATAACTTAGACCAAAAGATCTGTCACCAATATCATCACATTGATATCGTTTCTCTCCTATATGAATAAGTTTGTGAGAAGCAAAATTACTTCTGAAAGAGAAAGttttgccacaaatatcacagtgatatcgtttctctcctgtgtgagtatatttgtgaGAAGTAAGGGTACTCTTTTGAGAAaatgactttccacagatatcacagtgatatcgcttctctcctgtatgaatatatttatgagaagTAAGATTACCTCTTTGAGAGAAAGATCTGCTACATATATCACACTGATatcgtttctctcctgtgtgaatgtatttatgagaCGTAAGGGTACTCTTACGAGGgaatgactttccacagatatcacactgatattgcttctctcctgtatgaatatatttgtgagaaATAAGCGTACTTTTGCGAGGGAATGACttttcacagatatcacactgatattgtttctctcctgtatgaataagtttgtgagAAGTAAGCGTACTCTtgtgagagaatgattctccacagatatcacactgatatggtttctcacctgtatgaatggattCATGAGAATTAAGGGTACTCTTTTGAGAGAAagactttccacagatatcacagtgatatcgcttctctcctgtgtgagtatatttgtgaGAAGTAAGGGTACTCTTACGAAGgaatttctttccacagatatcacactgatatcgtttttctcctgtgtgaatatatttgtgagaAGTAAGGGTACTCTTTTGAGAGAAtgttttgccacagatatcacagtgatatcgcttctctcctgtatgaatgtatttatgagacGTAAGATTACCTCTTTGAGAGAAAGAtctatcacagatatcacactgatatcgtttttctcctgtgtgaatgtatttatgagaTGTAAGATTGCTTCTTTGAGAGAAAGATCTgctacagatatcacactgatatcgtttctctcctgtatgaat
This genomic window from Octopus sinensis linkage group LG27, ASM634580v1, whole genome shotgun sequence contains:
- the LOC118768159 gene encoding zinc finger protein OZF-like, with the translated sequence MSSVSHVKDGLFSDEMTIERNKTSYDCDICKKSFSTQRNFIKHKHICKGEKPYHCDICGKSFPRKGNLISHKYIHTGEKRYQCDICSRSFSQRSNLTSHKYIHTGEKRYQCDICDRSFSQRGNLTSHKYIHTGEKRYHCDICGKTFSQKSTLTSHKYIHTGEKRYQCDICGKKFLRKSTLTSHKYTHTGEKRYHCDICGKSFSQKSTLNSHESIHTGEKPYQCDICGESFSHKSTLTSHKLIHTGEKQYQCDICEKSFPRKSTLISHKYIHTGEKQYQCDICGKSFPRKSTLTSHKYIHTGEKRYQCDICSRSFSQRGNLTSHKYIHTGEKRYHCDICGKSFSQKSTLTSHKYTHTGEKRYHCDICGKTFSFRSNFASHKLIHIGEKRYQCDDIGDRSFGLSYNLTSHKYTHTEEKPHCCEICGKSFSESNKLADHFEVCGKSFSLKSSPVSHEYVHMGGKPYHCEFCGQLFSGKYVLAEHRRIHTGEKPHCCDICGRSFSQIGNLNRHKSIHTGEKPYQCDICGKSFSQRNHLTRHKHIHTG